One part of the Tenacibaculum sp. 190130A14a genome encodes these proteins:
- a CDS encoding recombinase family protein, producing the protein MLGIYCRTSKNRKDKYTIDDQRDGGIKCAKELGLEYQVYVDDGISGTQDESVRDGLSDLFRDIRKDEITHIYCIDQSRIERNSRTWDFFVAECLNKKVKYYPNGSFFDLNNSANRMLASLMSVVNAYYAEITSKKVRLANARKAMEGKTHGIKPYGYKKSSNNDYVVDEEEAIHVRRMFELSLEGKGAYTIANIFNDEGIPTKYSRNFKGEITRKDSYTGITTIHDKGSVKWRGNVISDILRNKIYKGVREWNLYEDKIENVNGEIVKSKVKVELISSQVPNIIEPELWQKVQDNLAVNKKNVGKKSHYNYLLNGLITCNHCERLFVGKRRKTSRDNAYKCKGKVYPNSNCKESRSINISKLDSFIIKHLFKTKDLKKYLESLPKPESKHEKIKEKLEKEKEVLKKVEKQLIKGYKMMFDEESEFKDDEFVRSNVLVLKEKKQEQIKLIQTLEEELILTESNFRDNRTERLLNEYTEESSFDDIKRIIHSLIEKINIKHYKEEGKMGVFFLDVKYKGYDEVSSFMTNWKANKWYWISKYRNKSNTNKELEEDREMDIALLEYYGIDKDNIDIKGLQNESKLSIGEIDKINPFNSEYQGAEIKEFKYELIELLKDEIIDFN; encoded by the coding sequence ATGCTAGGAATATATTGTAGAACATCAAAGAATAGAAAAGATAAATACACTATAGACGACCAACGTGATGGAGGAATAAAATGTGCTAAAGAACTAGGTTTAGAATATCAAGTATATGTAGATGATGGAATTAGTGGAACTCAAGATGAGAGCGTAAGAGATGGTTTATCTGATTTATTTCGAGATATAAGAAAAGATGAAATAACACACATTTATTGCATTGACCAATCTAGAATAGAGAGAAATTCACGGACTTGGGACTTCTTTGTAGCAGAGTGTTTGAATAAAAAAGTAAAATACTATCCTAATGGTTCTTTCTTTGATTTAAACAATTCTGCAAATAGGATGCTTGCAAGCTTAATGTCAGTCGTTAATGCTTATTACGCAGAAATAACGTCAAAAAAAGTACGGTTAGCTAATGCACGAAAAGCAATGGAGGGAAAAACACATGGTATCAAACCTTATGGATATAAAAAATCTAGTAATAATGATTATGTAGTTGATGAAGAAGAGGCTATTCACGTTAGGAGAATGTTTGAATTATCTTTAGAAGGTAAAGGAGCATATACTATAGCTAATATTTTTAATGACGAAGGAATCCCTACAAAGTATAGTAGAAATTTTAAAGGAGAAATTACGAGAAAAGATTCATACACGGGTATAACGACTATTCATGATAAAGGCTCTGTTAAATGGAGAGGCAATGTAATAAGTGATATTCTCAGAAATAAAATTTACAAAGGTGTCAGAGAGTGGAATCTTTATGAAGATAAAATTGAAAATGTAAACGGAGAAATTGTTAAGTCAAAGGTTAAAGTGGAATTAATCTCTTCGCAAGTACCTAATATTATAGAACCAGAATTATGGCAAAAAGTTCAAGATAACTTAGCAGTAAATAAAAAAAACGTAGGAAAAAAATCACATTATAATTATCTATTAAATGGATTAATCACTTGTAATCATTGTGAACGTTTATTTGTAGGTAAAAGACGTAAAACCAGCAGAGATAATGCTTATAAATGCAAAGGAAAAGTTTACCCAAACTCTAATTGTAAAGAATCCAGAAGTATTAATATAAGTAAGTTAGATAGCTTTATTATAAAACATCTTTTTAAGACAAAAGATTTAAAAAAATATTTAGAAAGTTTACCTAAACCAGAATCTAAACATGAAAAGATTAAAGAAAAATTAGAAAAAGAAAAGGAAGTTCTTAAAAAAGTAGAGAAACAGTTAATTAAAGGATATAAAATGATGTTTGATGAAGAATCTGAATTTAAAGATGACGAATTTGTTCGGTCAAATGTTTTGGTTTTAAAAGAAAAAAAGCAAGAACAAATTAAATTAATTCAAACATTAGAAGAAGAACTTATACTCACAGAGTCGAATTTCAGAGATAATAGAACAGAAAGATTACTAAATGAATATACAGAAGAATCTAGTTTTGATGATATTAAGAGAATAATACATTCTCTTATCGAAAAGATTAATATCAAGCATTATAAAGAGGAAGGTAAAATGGGAGTGTTTTTCTTGGATGTAAAATATAAAGGATATGATGAGGTTTCTTCTTTTATGACGAATTGGAAAGCTAATAAATGGTACTGGATATCTAAGTACAGAAATAAATCCAACACTAATAAAGAACTAGAGGAAGATAGAGAAATGGATATTGCTTTATTAGAATACTATGGTATAGATAAAGATAATATTGATATTAAAGGTTTGCAAAATGAAAGCAAACTATCTATTGGTGAAATAGATAAAATAAACCCATTCAATAGTGAGTATCAAGGAGCT
- a CDS encoding type I restriction-modification system subunit M, translating to MAIKKSDLYSSLWASCDELRGGMDASQYKDYVLTMLFVKYVSDKYAGNPMSLIEVPKGASFDDMVALKGQPDIGDRINKEILRPLFAANGLEGAMELADFNDDEKLGSGKEKVDRLSKLIAIFEHEGLNFKNNRAEDDDILGDAYEFLMRHFATESGKSKGQFYTPAEVSRILAKVIEVDKADRPSYTAYDPTCGSGSLLLKVADEAPNGLTLYGQEKDIATKGLAIMNMWLHGYPEASIASKNTIASPQFKDDGQLKRFDFVVANPPFSVKNWTSGIVPMNDEFNRFKGYGIPPEKNGDYAFLLHILASLKSTGKGAVILPHGVLFRGNAEAEIRKNILERKWIKGIIGLPANLFYGTGIPACIIVLDKEHANEREGVFMIDASKGFIKDGNKNRLREQDLHKIVDVFNSQTEVKKYARFVPFSEIEKNEYNLNIPRYIDTQEAEDIQDLNAHLNGGIPQKDVDALQEYWTVYPNLKQELFSTLREGYLRLNVAKSEIKNTIYQHPDFISYNETLDTIYKEFTTANHAFLNSIDITTKPKAFIKTIAEDLLTRYANKALINNYDVYQHLLDYWNNTMKDDVYLLIEDGWVAKTKRIIEKNKSGKEVDKGWTCDLLPKQLIIDTYLAEEQQALQAIEAELETIQANNTELIEEHAGEEGLLNEATNDKGSITKTTVSKYIKEIKDNPNEAEALTVANQLLKLFTKEASLKKDIKTKTAALDELCLAQYGKLTEEEVHQLVVDKKWLANLQATLQTEIDAISQRLTSRIKELAERYEHTLTELDSTTNELESKVSVHLKTMGLVWS from the coding sequence ATGGCAATTAAAAAATCGGATTTATACAGCTCTTTATGGGCAAGTTGTGATGAGTTACGTGGCGGAATGGATGCTTCTCAATACAAAGATTATGTACTAACAATGCTTTTTGTAAAGTATGTGTCAGATAAGTATGCGGGTAATCCTATGAGTTTAATTGAAGTGCCTAAAGGAGCTTCATTTGATGATATGGTAGCTTTAAAAGGACAACCCGATATTGGTGACCGTATTAACAAAGAAATTCTTAGACCTTTATTTGCAGCCAATGGTTTAGAAGGCGCTATGGAATTAGCCGATTTCAATGATGATGAAAAACTAGGTTCGGGTAAAGAAAAAGTAGACCGCTTATCTAAACTTATTGCCATATTTGAGCATGAAGGTTTAAACTTTAAAAATAACCGTGCTGAAGATGATGATATTCTTGGTGATGCGTATGAGTTTTTAATGCGCCACTTTGCTACCGAGTCTGGAAAAAGTAAAGGACAGTTTTATACTCCCGCAGAAGTATCTAGAATTTTAGCCAAAGTAATAGAAGTAGATAAAGCAGATAGACCATCCTATACGGCATATGACCCAACCTGTGGTTCGGGGTCGTTATTATTAAAAGTTGCTGATGAAGCTCCTAATGGCTTAACCTTATACGGACAAGAGAAAGATATTGCTACCAAAGGGTTAGCTATTATGAATATGTGGCTTCATGGCTATCCAGAAGCTTCTATTGCTAGTAAAAACACCATTGCTTCTCCACAATTTAAAGATGACGGACAATTAAAGCGTTTCGATTTTGTGGTAGCAAATCCACCGTTTTCTGTAAAAAACTGGACAAGTGGTATTGTACCTATGAATGATGAATTTAATCGTTTTAAAGGCTATGGAATTCCTCCAGAAAAAAATGGAGACTACGCTTTTTTACTACACATTTTAGCCTCGTTAAAAAGTACAGGTAAAGGTGCAGTTATTTTACCACACGGTGTATTGTTTAGAGGAAACGCAGAAGCAGAAATTAGAAAGAACATACTAGAGCGTAAGTGGATAAAAGGAATTATTGGTTTACCCGCAAACTTGTTTTACGGTACAGGCATTCCCGCATGTATTATTGTGTTAGACAAAGAACATGCGAACGAGCGAGAAGGTGTTTTTATGATAGATGCCAGTAAAGGATTTATTAAAGACGGAAACAAAAACCGTTTACGTGAGCAAGACTTACACAAAATTGTAGATGTATTTAACTCACAAACTGAAGTTAAAAAATACGCTCGTTTTGTGCCTTTTTCAGAAATTGAAAAGAATGAGTACAACTTAAACATACCTCGTTATATTGATACTCAAGAAGCGGAAGACATTCAAGATTTAAATGCACATTTAAACGGAGGCATACCACAAAAAGATGTAGATGCCTTACAAGAGTATTGGACTGTGTACCCAAATTTAAAACAAGAACTATTTAGTACTTTAAGAGAGGGCTATTTACGCTTAAATGTAGCAAAATCTGAGATTAAGAACACCATTTATCAACATCCAGATTTTATTAGCTATAACGAGACGTTAGACACTATTTATAAAGAATTTACCACAGCAAACCATGCCTTTTTAAATAGTATTGATATAACTACCAAACCAAAAGCGTTTATTAAAACCATTGCAGAAGATTTACTTACACGTTATGCCAACAAAGCACTTATTAACAACTATGATGTGTACCAGCATTTGTTAGACTATTGGAATAACACCATGAAAGATGATGTGTATTTGTTAATAGAAGACGGTTGGGTAGCCAAAACTAAGCGAATTATTGAAAAAAATAAAAGTGGTAAAGAAGTAGATAAAGGTTGGACGTGCGATTTACTACCGAAGCAATTAATAATAGATACCTATTTAGCTGAAGAACAGCAAGCATTACAAGCTATAGAGGCTGAGTTAGAAACCATACAAGCCAATAATACAGAATTGATAGAAGAACATGCTGGTGAAGAAGGATTGCTAAATGAAGCTACCAACGATAAAGGTAGCATTACCAAAACCACAGTAAGCAAGTATATAAAAGAAATTAAAGATAATCCTAACGAAGCAGAAGCGTTAACAGTAGCTAACCAATTATTGAAGCTTTTTACTAAAGAGGCTAGTTTAAAAAAGGATATTAAAACAAAAACAGCTGCTTTAGATGAACTTTGTTTGGCTCAATATGGTAAACTAACCGAAGAGGAAGTACACCAATTGGTAGTAGATAAAAAATGGCTAGCCAATTTACAGGCTACTTTACAAACGGAAATTGATGCCATTTCTCAACGTTTAACGAGCCGTATTAAAGAACTAGCGGAACGTTATGAGCATACGTTAACCGAATTGGATAGCACCACCAATGAATTGGAAAGTAAGGTAAGTGTACATTTAAAAACAATGGGTTTGGTATGGAGTTAG
- a CDS encoding restriction endonuclease subunit S, with product MELATKQGFKQTEIGLIPEDWRIRELDHVLKFGSGQDYKHLSKGDIPVYGTGGIMTYVNNHLYNGESVGIGRKGTIDKPVFLSGKFWTVDTLFYTKDFLDSIPKFIYYKFLIIPWKEYNEASGVPSLNKNTLGKIKIALPPTLKEQKAIATALSDVDDLIASLESLIAKKQAIKQGAMQQLLTPPHKGGKRLPGFSGEWMEKSLTELAWFQEGPGLRKWQFTTKGIKVINITNLVDGYLDLDKTTRHISWDEFHKMYKHFEVDEHDIVVASSGNSYCKTSIVRQQDLPLVMNTSVIRFKPNSIMNYQLLLILLKSSQFKKQIDLLITGGAQPNFGPVHLPKVFFSIPESKEEQKAIAEILSDMDAEIAQLETKKAKYQQLKQGMMQELLTGKTRLV from the coding sequence ATGGAGTTAGCAACAAAACAAGGGTTTAAGCAGACAGAAATAGGTTTGATTCCAGAGGATTGGAGAATTAGGGAATTAGACCATGTTTTAAAGTTTGGAAGTGGTCAAGACTACAAACATTTATCAAAAGGTGATATCCCAGTTTACGGGACTGGGGGTATTATGACATATGTTAATAATCACCTCTATAATGGAGAATCAGTTGGTATTGGAAGGAAAGGAACAATCGATAAGCCAGTATTTTTATCTGGAAAATTTTGGACTGTAGATACGCTTTTCTATACGAAGGACTTCTTGGATTCAATCCCTAAGTTTATATATTATAAATTCTTGATAATACCATGGAAAGAGTATAATGAAGCTTCTGGTGTTCCAAGTTTAAATAAAAACACTCTTGGTAAGATTAAGATTGCTCTCCCGCCAACCCTAAAAGAACAAAAAGCCATAGCCACAGCTTTAAGTGATGTAGATGACCTTATTGCAAGTTTAGAAAGTTTAATAGCTAAAAAACAAGCCATAAAACAAGGCGCTATGCAGCAGTTGTTAACGCCTCCACACAAAGGTGGTAAACGCTTACCTGGGTTTTCTGGAGAGTGGATGGAGAAAAGTTTGACTGAACTAGCCTGGTTTCAAGAAGGTCCTGGCTTGAGAAAGTGGCAATTTACTACTAAAGGAATTAAAGTAATTAATATCACTAATCTGGTTGATGGGTATCTTGATTTAGATAAAACTACCAGACATATTTCATGGGATGAGTTTCATAAGATGTATAAGCATTTTGAAGTAGATGAGCATGATATTGTTGTAGCTAGTTCTGGTAATTCATATTGTAAAACATCAATTGTTCGCCAACAGGACTTACCTTTGGTTATGAATACTAGCGTTATTAGGTTCAAACCTAATTCAATAATGAATTATCAATTATTATTAATTTTATTGAAATCAAGCCAATTTAAGAAACAAATAGATTTGCTTATTACTGGCGGGGCTCAACCAAATTTTGGACCAGTGCATTTACCAAAAGTATTTTTTAGTATACCAGAATCGAAAGAAGAACAAAAAGCCATCGCTGAAATCCTTTCAGATATGGATGCAGAAATAGCCCAATTAGAAACCAAAAAAGCAAAATACCAACAACTCAAACAAGGTATGATGCAAGAGCTGTTAACAGGTAAAACAAGGTTGGTGTAG
- a CDS encoding DUF262 domain-containing protein — MSDTVANSTEVHTGKTYGLKSFNQLNKYRFVVEKYQRGYKWGTKQVEELLDDINSFKKEEQAFYCLQPIVVKEIDTNKFELIDGQQRLTTTYIILQCLGITIFNLDYKTRKQSEIFLNNIKDLTVVDLSKIKLTQAWIDYAAANPEQNNVDNYHFFSSYQIIANWLQALSPSEKEIFTNKLRNHTKVIWYSIKSKQSPEEIFINFNQGKIHLEQAELIKALFVLHLKAETNPEIRAFKTNQFAEEWNTIENQLQDDAFWYFVSNDTSDKRKANRIDLLFDIVKKKSKKEQSNLFAYHKYLYKLNTGTLKNEDWQEVKNLFNLLLEWYQDRSLYHYLGLLIHLDIKSISEVYKDYLEDENIKDKLDFEKQIKQWLSNTININQPDSKYNLANLVYQTPKETHTILVIHNVATYHTSDTNYRFPFDKLKTQKWSLEHIHAQKSEEFEKISETQNWINDIKLLLDDADNTSDLEAQLNTLELDISAYKLEDDIPKAIKRRTKELSDLLDKKLDTHSIKNLCLLDGATNSSLSNSNFQDKRESILQIDMQGGIVKDNGKRQKTFIPICTKNVFLKYYTKNTNAINFTFWGYEDRKDYEEALEQSITNYLT, encoded by the coding sequence ATGAGTGATACTGTTGCAAATAGTACTGAAGTACATACAGGTAAAACTTATGGATTAAAGTCTTTTAATCAACTAAATAAATACCGTTTTGTTGTAGAGAAGTACCAAAGAGGTTATAAATGGGGCACAAAACAGGTTGAAGAACTATTAGACGATATAAACAGTTTTAAAAAAGAAGAGCAAGCTTTTTATTGCTTACAACCTATTGTAGTAAAAGAGATAGATACAAATAAGTTCGAGCTTATAGATGGGCAACAACGCCTAACTACCACCTATATTATTTTACAATGTTTAGGCATAACAATTTTTAATTTAGATTATAAAACCCGTAAACAAAGCGAAATATTTTTAAACAATATTAAAGACCTTACAGTGGTCGATTTAAGTAAAATTAAGTTAACACAAGCTTGGATTGACTATGCAGCTGCAAATCCAGAACAAAATAATGTAGATAACTACCATTTTTTTAGTAGCTACCAAATAATTGCAAATTGGTTACAAGCTTTAAGTCCTTCAGAAAAGGAAATATTCACCAATAAATTACGCAACCACACTAAAGTGATTTGGTATAGTATTAAAAGTAAACAAAGCCCAGAAGAAATTTTCATCAATTTTAATCAAGGAAAAATACATCTAGAGCAAGCTGAATTAATAAAAGCGCTTTTTGTGTTGCATCTTAAAGCAGAAACAAACCCAGAAATTAGAGCTTTTAAAACCAATCAGTTTGCTGAAGAATGGAATACTATAGAAAATCAATTACAGGACGATGCCTTTTGGTATTTTGTAAGTAATGACACTTCAGACAAGCGTAAAGCCAATCGTATAGATTTACTTTTCGATATCGTAAAAAAGAAATCTAAAAAAGAGCAAAGTAACTTATTTGCATATCATAAATACCTATATAAATTAAATACAGGGACTTTAAAAAATGAAGATTGGCAAGAGGTTAAAAATTTATTTAATCTCTTATTAGAATGGTATCAAGACCGAAGCTTATATCATTATTTAGGACTGCTTATTCACCTAGACATAAAATCAATTAGCGAGGTATATAAAGATTACCTAGAGGATGAAAACATAAAAGATAAGCTAGATTTTGAAAAACAAATAAAACAATGGCTTTCTAATACAATTAATATCAACCAACCCGATAGTAAGTACAATTTAGCCAATTTAGTGTATCAAACACCCAAAGAAACACACACTATTCTTGTTATCCATAATGTTGCAACATACCATACTAGCGACACTAATTATAGGTTTCCTTTTGATAAATTAAAAACACAAAAATGGAGTTTAGAACATATTCATGCGCAAAAATCTGAAGAGTTTGAAAAAATATCAGAAACCCAAAATTGGATAAATGATATTAAGTTACTGCTTGATGATGCCGATAATACGTCTGATTTAGAAGCACAGTTAAACACTTTAGAACTAGATATTTCTGCATATAAACTAGAGGACGACATTCCAAAAGCAATAAAACGTAGAACTAAAGAACTTAGTGATTTATTAGACAAAAAATTGGACACGCATAGTATTAAAAATCTGTGTTTATTAGATGGCGCTACCAATAGTAGTTTAAGTAACTCTAATTTTCAAGATAAAAGAGAAAGTATTTTACAAATAGATATGCAAGGAGGTATTGTTAAAGACAATGGAAAAAGGCAAAAAACTTTTATACCTATTTGTACAAAAAATGTGTTTTTAAAATATTACACAAAAAACACCAATGCCATAAACTTTACATTTTGGGGCTATGAAGATAGAAAAGATTATGAAGAAGCTTTAGAACAAAGTATTACTAATTATTTGACTTAA
- a CDS encoding DUF262 domain-containing protein, with protein sequence MTEENNIKTFWEVIQENQIEIPVIQRDYAQGRQNDRVNQIREDFVEALTKVLQNENKEALHLDFVYGRIQGKDQEFILARNKEAVENVLKAVQGYASNLNMDVGVDISHKKNESTPLTYRKLIPLDGQQRLTTLFLLHWYLIQRINQTDVNQQLKHLEGFKYKTRKSTTEFCNYLTHLNNYDIKNLFVVDKKVSEQIEKSTSFFRVWKHDPSVKGMLVMLDAIHNRLKHVSEEQLQLMWNNLTTNRKITFDFLDLDELDQTDELYVKMNARGKQLSDFEHFKAWLQEYIKKEDSITIKEVRWEHELDTSWLDLFWTHKEPKVFQVDDAIYNYIKSINLYKYIVNTKEEHINKNLIEKIRETNKEKNFITLNTFKKFDFFSSKSLDFLFNTLSKLSSDKLLKLNASLKTISCYPFIKGKNIDEFFFNESQNLSLWDRTYYYAYILFINDVDDFDENTIVAKFQSWMRICRNLIYNTYIQNPETFIKAIKSIYELSAFKFTIEEHLIKADFKVSFFESQVKEEVRKLKYFKLGDNWKEKILEYENHSYFYGQIDFLFDLLEEDQENFELFKHYGDTLCDLFKSDIEKENHLLQRSLLAQGNYTIGLSGQKRTFCKSDKGNLRALNDNWRKVFNDEGRLKILKSLLDDKRPFSDIVKSYSESNWRKYFIKYPSAIAYCKNRFFDSDHNLDVRLLSGSTYNGKHTDLYLFILLKKLEEHEEFESLSFIHKDVNNYRTESNFPSIEVLNDERIIITINYSYNLLQNNKGFEIKLEDDSLLSEFSNTFSKYQSVNEKHIFQVVNDISEMDTMLDSIIKNLLITDSVLKNSI encoded by the coding sequence ATGACAGAAGAAAATAACATAAAAACGTTTTGGGAAGTTATTCAAGAAAATCAAATTGAAATTCCAGTAATACAAAGAGATTACGCACAGGGAAGGCAAAACGACCGTGTAAATCAAATACGAGAAGATTTTGTAGAAGCATTAACCAAGGTTTTACAAAACGAAAACAAAGAAGCCTTGCATCTTGATTTTGTGTATGGTAGAATTCAAGGTAAAGACCAGGAATTCATTCTGGCTAGAAATAAAGAAGCTGTTGAAAATGTACTAAAAGCGGTTCAAGGTTATGCCAGTAATTTAAACATGGATGTTGGTGTAGATATTAGTCATAAGAAAAATGAATCTACACCATTAACTTATAGAAAACTCATCCCTTTAGATGGGCAGCAACGACTTACAACACTCTTTCTATTGCATTGGTATCTTATTCAGCGTATAAATCAAACAGACGTTAATCAGCAATTAAAACATCTTGAAGGTTTTAAATACAAAACAAGAAAGAGCACTACCGAGTTTTGTAATTATTTAACTCATTTAAATAATTACGACATTAAAAATCTATTCGTTGTCGATAAGAAAGTTTCAGAACAGATAGAAAAATCGACTTCCTTTTTTAGAGTGTGGAAGCATGACCCTTCTGTTAAAGGAATGTTAGTTATGTTAGATGCAATCCATAATAGGTTGAAGCATGTTTCTGAAGAGCAATTACAGCTCATGTGGAATAACTTGACTACAAATAGAAAAATTACCTTCGATTTTCTGGACTTGGACGAGTTAGACCAAACAGATGAGTTGTATGTGAAGATGAATGCCAGAGGGAAGCAGTTGTCCGATTTCGAGCATTTTAAAGCGTGGTTGCAAGAGTATATAAAAAAAGAAGATAGCATAACCATAAAAGAAGTTAGATGGGAACACGAACTAGATACCAGTTGGTTAGATTTATTTTGGACACATAAAGAACCTAAGGTATTTCAAGTAGACGATGCTATATATAATTATATTAAAAGCATAAATCTTTACAAGTATATTGTTAATACCAAGGAAGAACATATTAACAAAAACCTTATTGAGAAGATTCGGGAAACCAATAAAGAGAAAAATTTTATTACTCTAAACACATTTAAAAAATTCGATTTCTTCTCTTCAAAAAGTTTAGATTTTTTATTCAATACACTTTCAAAGCTCTCTAGTGATAAATTACTCAAGCTCAATGCTAGTTTAAAAACAATAAGTTGTTATCCTTTTATAAAAGGAAAAAACATTGATGAATTCTTTTTTAATGAGAGCCAAAATTTGTCTTTATGGGATAGAACCTATTACTACGCATATATTTTATTTATTAATGATGTAGATGATTTTGATGAAAATACAATAGTTGCAAAATTTCAATCCTGGATGCGTATTTGTAGAAACTTAATTTACAATACCTACATTCAAAATCCAGAAACTTTTATTAAAGCAATTAAATCTATCTATGAGCTTTCTGCTTTTAAATTTACTATTGAAGAGCATCTTATTAAAGCTGATTTTAAAGTTTCATTTTTTGAATCTCAAGTTAAGGAAGAAGTCAGAAAATTAAAGTATTTCAAACTTGGAGATAACTGGAAAGAGAAAATATTAGAATATGAAAATCATAGTTATTTTTATGGACAGATAGATTTCTTATTTGATTTGCTTGAAGAAGACCAAGAAAATTTTGAGTTGTTTAAACACTATGGAGATACTTTATGTGATTTATTTAAATCCGATATCGAAAAAGAGAATCATTTATTGCAAAGAAGTTTATTAGCTCAAGGTAATTATACTATTGGTTTATCTGGACAAAAACGTACCTTTTGTAAGTCGGACAAAGGAAATTTGAGAGCTTTGAATGATAATTGGAGAAAAGTATTTAATGATGAAGGCAGATTAAAAATCTTGAAATCTTTGTTAGATGATAAGCGTCCATTTAGCGATATAGTAAAATCGTATTCAGAATCAAATTGGCGTAAATACTTTATTAAGTACCCATCGGCAATAGCATATTGTAAAAACAGGTTTTTTGACTCTGACCATAATCTTGATGTTAGATTGTTAAGTGGTAGTACTTATAATGGTAAACATACAGATTTGTATTTGTTTATCTTGTTAAAAAAACTAGAGGAACACGAAGAATTTGAAAGTTTAAGTTTTATTCATAAAGATGTTAATAACTATAGAACTGAGTCTAATTTCCCAAGTATTGAAGTTTTGAATGATGAAAGAATAATCATTACCATAAACTATAGTTATAATCTTTTACAGAATAATAAAGGGTTTGAGATAAAATTAGAAGATGATTCATTATTATCTGAATTTAGTAACACCTTTAGTAAATATCAGTCTGTTAATGAAAAACATATATTTCAAGTTGTTAATGATATTTCAGAAATGGATACTATGCTAGATAGTATCATAAAGAATCTGTTAATCACAGATTCGGTTTTAAAAAATAGCATATGA